AAGTAGACCTTTGtgttgccctgtacccacactccccacacatgtagggtttctcgccactGTGTATTGCTGCTTTATGGATGTCCACAGAATATTtctgtgtagcagaatagtcgcactggtcacacttgtagggtttttctcctgtatgggttctcatatgccgGGCTAAATCAGACTTTAGAGCTGCCCTgaatccacactccccacacttgtagggtttttctcctgtatgggttctcatatgttgggataagctAGACCTTTgagctgctctgtacccacactccccacacatgtagggtttgtccccGGTATGTGTTGCTTGATGAGTAACTAAAGTGtatttctttgctgcagaatagttgcactggtcacacttgtagggtttttctccagtatgggttctcatatgtacggataaCTTAGACTTTTCAACTGTtcggtacccacactccccacacatgtagggtttatcaccaccgtgttttgttgctatgtgGCAGCCAAGTTGGGATTTCCGTATTGTGGAATactcgcactggtcacacttgtaggatttttctcctgtatgggttctcatgtgtcgggataagttagacctatgagctgtcctgtacccacattcgccacacatgaagggtttctcaccagcgtTTTTTAAGTTGACTTTCTGTGCTGCCGTCTGGTGTTCAGCATCGCTTGATTTGCTGTCACAGGCAATCTGAAAAACCTCGGCGAGAGACCCATCATAGCGGTTCTGCTCTACTCCAGTATGAGACCCATGTCCTGCTGTTGCCATGTCTAACCTattgtgaaaataaagaaataattttctaagtcatcatgatattgaaaatagatTGTTATAACTTGATCTGATAACTATTGCGTATCAACTCAACTCAATTTCGTCGTGTATTGTGAGaacaaaaatgttgctttttcaattttttctaattttcttagctttagagtccattccgagacaccatgagggtttttagacaataattgtaataatttagaattatgttgaataaaagaatttcTAAGCCCCAACAGttacaattttttcaaaaatattaatatagaattttgaatctatttgaattcctttgaatactttggaaacattttgaaagagatcacacaaaaatttctttatttacagtaattttcaaacatctgcaggattctttcacttttagaattatttacaaaaaatggttaaCCTTaccaaatggtagaattaatttattgccccataaaagttagccccttttgtctgcatgatatatttttaaatttcactgatgggcactagtgggtcctttgtggtaggccattGACATGGCACCCAaacatactttgcaaggatgtgaaTTGCTTACTtcctagcccactgacccaatatTACAAACAAATGGTAGAAAATAGCAAATAATGGCAAAATACTGTTACCATCgtttacaaactgttagaattattctgttccacatcgtgaatatttcaaagattttaCAGACCGGGGGAAATATTcagaaagttcaaatagcattagaaatatttcaaaagtataaaatctcctggacatataattgaaaacatttgtaaatgatgacaatggagACCCTCGCGgcgacttggaattgactctactaaTTTCTCGTAAATACTTGTGCTGCCCTTACAGTCACTCAAACCGTTACTCTCGCTACGAAACTTCTTTATATCAAATATAATCATTTGTACCCCCAGGCGAAGGAAAATTGTTGTAATCAGCATTGAAATGTCAGCATTGAGTCGGTACATGGTACAGAATGTTTTGTAGGAAACCTGCGGAGTGGTAACggttatgtcgatgaaggttagacatccaggtaataagatatgccaaaaagaagcagttactcaagaaacttccaaaatcatatccatttgcttcaGTAATTGCTTTCTGGCACATGAAAACGGTTTTACTTTAGAGTTTAGGTACCGCCTGTTTAGACAACTAAAGGGTACGAAAGTGAATGCAAAGCACAGATGATATTGTGGCACTCTATCTGATATACTAAAACTAAATTCGATACACACAACAGATCAAGTAACGAAACTGGGGGGAAATCTTAATAGCAGATGATAAAACATAAAATCTTTCCCAGCAACTTGAAACATTGACACAGGCTAACAGCCCCACCCTTCCACTGGCTTCGTCATTCATTACTTCCAAAGGTCACATAGGGGTATTTCCACAAGTGAGCTTTACAAACTCCTAACGGCCTTATATGGCATTACTTTATCCTCCCCAAACCCATTTATGCCCTCCACAACGGCCATGTTGCCTCCTACATGACGTGCGGAGGTCATGAGGGTCGCATGTAGAGTGTATATTtggtttcgcccccctcccccttcatttCTACCATATTCACATACAGAAATCTCCTACAGATTATCATATTACTTCAGCTTTTCCCACATAAATGATCTAAAACTCTTACGCTCAACATCAGAATACCTGACTGCTCGCTGTTAAGTCTTACCTGCTTCCTATGACGGGTTTTTTCCTCGCGTAAACCGGGAGTCGAGCTGCTTTCTGATTTCGTCGCAgcgaggggtcagaggtcacacttCTCCTGATTCTCAAGATATTTGACTCCCGCCAACACGTTACGAAACGTCATGCTTAGTCGTCAGTCTGAGGTTCAACCGCTTTGCCTTATCTTTAGTATGATGGCAAATCTCTCACCTATAGATTCAGATACAAATTTTGTTCCTGGGTGAGGCATATTAACATGATCAATTAGCACTTAGAGGATATTGAGCTAGTCAAATAATAGCTGGAGATGCATACcattcagcttgattttgtgtCATATCTGTGTCACATACTGTGATATtaagtgttttattttgcagtggAATCAGACGGAGACAGCAGACGATTTTAAACTTTGTATTCTATTGCGTTAGCACTACAAACAGCGGGGTGGGCATGCCACGGGTGATGGTGCCAGAGGTTGTCACTTCTCAATTCTCACAGCACTTCATGGAGCACACCAtattttctcgaataaagtacgcacatTTTAAACTTAACATCCATGGTGAACTATACTTAGTAATACATAGattacctacctagtcccttgattAGAGGGTACAAATTAAGTAATACTAACTCAAGTGTAAAGTTTCCTCCTTAACAATAACAGGAACTATCCGAAAACATTTAACAAGCTTTTACAAAATTCTATAAACTACATATCTACCATTACACATTTCTACCATAGTGTGCTTCATGCCTTCATTAACACTCAATCACCTTGCAGGTTAGTTGTCAAACAGCAGTAAAAATCATTTCACCGAGACCACTGCTTTTGTGTGGTCGCTAATTTTCTTATGGTATTCACTTCAGGTTAGACTTTTTATAAAACAGTATATATGCAAAGTAAGAagacaaaataatatttcataACAAATGCTAGATATATAACAAAGTAGCACAAACTAATCTGATGCCTTAACGTGCTTTGGACGGACAATTGCCTATTTGAAATAGCATCTATCAACTTATCCTATGAGCATCAAGTCATTCTATAATTATATCTTAAACAAGTTTCTTTTGTCTAGTGCCATATATTTTTTGCTGGTATTCATCACAGATTAGACATGTCCAAAACAGAATATATTCAAGTAAGTATTTCGATTTATACAAATTTAATCCGCAAGTTTTACATGCGGATTATCCTTGTTCGGTCATgcacctgtgtgggttctcaaaTGTTTGGACAAGCTagacttccgagctgtcctgtacccgcactccccacacatgtagggtttctcgccggtgtgttttgctTCAATATGGTTGTCCAAATTGATTTTCTGTGctgcggaatagtcacactcaccacacatgtagggtttttcacctgtatgggttctcatatgtttggacaAGTAAGATTgatgagctgtcctgtacccacacaccccacacatgtatggtttctcaccggtatgtttcATGCGATGCTCGTCTAAATGGGATTTCCGTGCTGCATAATAGTCACactgctcacacttgtagggttttttccctgtatgggttctcatatgtcgggataagtcagaccTATAGAcagtcctgtacccacactccccacacatgaagggtttctccccagtgtgttGAGCTGCTATATGGTTTTCAAGGTGGGGCTTCTGTGctgcggaatagtcacactgctcacacttgtagggtttttctcctgtgtgggttctcatatgtcgggataagtcagaccTATTGAcagtcctgtacccacactccccacacatgaagggtttctccccagtgtgttGAGCTGCTATATGGTGTTCAAGGTGGGGCTTCTGTGctgcggaatagtcacactggtcgcacttgtagggtttttctcctgaatgggttctcatgtgtcgggataggTGAGacctttgagctgtcctgtacccacactccccacacatgtagggtttgtctccggtgtgttttgctgcgACATGGTTGTCAAGGTTCGATTTCcgtgttgcagaatagtcacactggtcacacttataaggtctttctcctgtgtgagttctcatgtgtacaGACAAGGAAGACTTCTGAgttgctctgtacccacactccccacacatgaagggtttctcactaTCGCCTTTCAAGGTAACCTCTTGTGCTATCCTTTGGTCTCCAGGATTGCTTGCTTTGCTGTCGCAATCAACATGGGGAACACCAGTAGGAGACCCCTCACAGCAGTTCTGAAGTACTTCGGTAGGAGTCCCATGCCCTATCGTTGCCATGTCCTACCTAATGAAGAAAATTATGAAATGATACGAAAGTCATTGACTATTTGTAATTGTAAAGAAAGTAAACTGTGTTTATTGATCAGGTTAtacaatttcaatgtattaaaaCTTAACTCACGACAATTTGGCACGCTTTAGAGTCAATTTCGAGtcaaataatatttgtaatacgtTTTAGCTATCTAAAGTAAAAGAGCATTTCAGTCACTATacttctaaattgttcaaacaatttaaaatgtaagtttgaacatgtttgaatctattcatatttgttggaaacattgggaaattaacaatatcattatctctttttGTCACTTGACCAAGTTTGCCCAAAGACTTTCCTTTTAACTAGGATCCATTGTACACaacaaaagaaggaaaaaaagttcACAGTTTTctaacagaaagaaagaaaaactgtATTTCCAGCATACTTCTATTTACATTTAACAATTTTATCGACCAATAGAACACACGCCGTCAAATCTCTGGCTACCTTATTCGTTGCATTGGATGTTCACTTCCCCAGTCCGGCCCCTCCCCTGccttgtttaaaagtcacttccggATGCTTCCACGTGTCCCTTACAAACCATTCAATGCCCTTATATGGTGTTATGTATCATTCCAAAACCATCTAAAACAGCCACCTCCATTGCTGCATAACGTATACAGAGGTGATGATTGGGCAAGTTTggtctcgcccccctccccctttccacCATTCCCCGGAACGATTTTCACCATCCAGAAATGTCCTATAAACATTCATATTTCTCTGATTTTCTTCCAAAGAACCGACCTCAAACTCTTACACTCGACATCGACATACCTGACTGCTCGCTATCAAGCCTTACCTGTTTCCTATGACGTTTTTCTCCTCACGTAAAATCCGGCGCTCTGCCTGTTGCTCTAAGTCGTACCGAGGGGTCAGGGGTGAAGTGCtgagggtcaaaggtgaatatGTTCTCCTGATGTCCCAGATATTTTACTCCCGCCAACACGTTACAAACCGTCATGCTTCGTTTTCAGTCTGATGTTAGGCTGCTTTGACTTATCTTTAACAAGTAGGTAGGATAGCAAATTTAGTGCACCAATAGATTCAAGTTTATCGGTGAGGTACATTCTGAGGGCCTTGGACTTGGGCCGTGAGGCATATTAACATAATCAATTAGCACATACAGGTCGTTGAGCTAGTCTAggaaatgattaaaaaataaatcCTATTCCAGTCTCCTGATTTTCCTACTGTTGGCGATGTCTATCTGATCGAAAgacttaagtttaaaaaaaaaacattgctaaCTGCGCATCTCGATAAATTTCTTCGTATTGTCTTCACTGGGTTTCTGTAGAGAAAGGAAAGTCTCTATGAATAAAGGAAACGTAGTTCTACTGTATGAgctactgttgttgttttaggGTTTGCAAATACTAGCTGAAGAAATGTATGATATTCAACTTGATTTTGTACCACTCTTGTGTTACATACTGTGATATTAAACTAGTGTTGTATCTTGTTGTGGAATGAGACGGAGACAGCAGACGTGACTAACCCTTGTAGACAGTGGGATGGCAATTCCATGGGTGGTGCAAGAGGTTGCGTTACTTCTCACATCCCTGTTACATACTCTAatattttgtttatatcttGAAGTGTAATCAGACGGAGACAGTAGATGCTGCTAAACCTTGTATTCTATTGCGTTAGCACTACAGACAGTGGGATGGCAATTCCACGGGTGGTGCAAGAGGTTGCGTTACTTCTCACATCCCTGTTACATACTCGAatattttgtttatatcttGAAGTGGAATCAGACGGAGACAGTAGATGCTGCTAAACCTTGTATTCTATTGCGTTAGCACTACAGACAGTGGGGTGGGCAGTCCACGGGTGGTGCAAGAGGTTGCGTTACTTCTCACATCCCTGTTACGTACTCTAatattttgtttatatcttGAAGTGGAATCAGACGGAGACAGTAGATGCTGCTAAACCTTGTATTCTATTGCGTTAGCACTACAGACAGTGAGGTGGGCATTCCACGGGTGGTGCAAGAGGTTGCGTTACTTGTCACATCCCTGTTATATACTCTAatattttgtttatatcttGTAGTGGAATCAGACGGAGACAGTAGATGCTGCTAAACCTTGTATTCTATTGCGTTATCACTACAGACAGTGAGGTTGGCATTCCACGGGTGGTAGTGCTAGAGGTCAATTCTCAATTCTCACACAGCTTCATGGAGCATGCCGTATTTTCtcgactacagtacagtacgcACTTTTAAACTTAATATTCATGATGGACTATTCTGAGTAATACATAGGTTAGAGGGTACAAATTAGATGATACGAACTTAAGTGCGACGTTTCCTCCTTAACAATAACAACAGGgaattatcagaaaataatTAACAAGTTTCAAAACTATTCTACGAAACTAAAGATCTACCATTAAACATTTCTATCAATGTGTGCACTACATTCATGCGTTATTCTTACAACTTTACCTTTTATCACTTTACTATGTTAAGTTTTCATGTACCCGTGTGTTTGCTTTATTGTCTAAATACGTATAAAGCGCGCTGACATATATTTGGAGATTGGAACCTCTACCAATAAACTATCTTTACTATTCCTTCACCGATCAGCTTGCAGGTTAGTTGACAAActgtaaaaatgttttcatcGAGACCATTTTCTTTTGCTTGTTTTTCACTGTAGGTTAGACATTTCCAGAACAGAACATATTCAAAGTCAGtatacaaatatcattttataagGGTAGAAATGTTAGATAtataacaaagtaacaaaaCCACGTCGATGCCTTAACTTCCTTTGCTGAACACTtgcctttttgaaaaaaatatctattaACTAATCTATGAGCAACTATCAACTCATTCTATAATTCTTACACAGAGGGCTCTCATGAACATGAGAAGTTAAAAATAGCCAAGTTTCACGTGTAGGATCACCTTTCAAGTTCACTTGGCTTCTCTCAGTGAGAGCCTCACAATAGTCAGGTGAGAAGTACCCTTAACTTCCGGAAGGGTCACACAGGGTCGATCTGTCACTTATCCTGTATCCAGAGTAAGACTCTCCGCAAAGCCATCATCAGTTTTTGTCTCTGATCAGGAATCAGTCACATGGTGTCTACGTCGCAGAGTAGTCACACTGACTGgtttaagcttttttttttttcttttttttctatgtgGTTTGCGATATGGTGGTTGACAGAGGATTTAGTAACTGTCATGCTGGTTACATTCTCCAATATGGGTTTTCATGTATCCAGACAGGTTAAACTTTCGAGATGTCCTGAACCCGCACCTCTCACAAACGTTTCTAACCATTGTGTTTTGCTACTATATGAATGGTCAAAGTGCctttttgtgctgcagaatagtcacactggtcacacttgaagggtctttcccctgtatgggttctcatatgtcggggtAAGTCAGACTTTCgcgctgtcctgtacccgcactccccacacatgtagggtttctcaccagtgtgttgtGCTGCCATATGGTATTCAAGGTGGGACTTCTGTGctgcggaatagtcacactggtcacacttgtagggtttttctcctgtgtgagttctcatatggtgTGATAAAGTAGACCTTTGAGCTgctctgtatccacactctccacacatatagggtttctcaccagtgtgctttttTATATGCTGGTCCAAGTACAATTTCCGTGCtgaagaatagtcgcactggtcacacttgtagggtttttctcctgtatgggctctcatgtgtcgggataagttagactttaGCACTGTcttgaacccacactccccacacatgaagggtttctcaccggtgtgttttgtgcGATGCTGGTCCAAACTGaatttccgtgctgcagaatagtcacactggtcacacttgtaaggtttttcacctgtgtgggttctcatatgtctggataacttAGACTTTAGACAAGTCctatatccacactccccacacataaagggtttttcaccagtgtgttttgctgccaTATGTtcgtccaaagtggatttctgtgctgcagaatagtcacactggtcacatttgtagggtttctcttttgtgtggattctcatgtgtctggataaCGCATCCGTAAAAggtgtcctgtatccacactccccacacatatagGGTTTCTTATCattgtgttttgctgctatatgccTGTCCATGCGGACTTTaagtgctgcagaatagtcgcacaggtcacatttgtagggtttttctcctgtgtgggttctcatatgtttggataagttaGACCTATCAcccgtcctgtacccgcactctccacacacgtagggtttctcaccggtgtgcgtTCTTATGTGGGTGACCAAAATGGTCaaatctgcagcagaatagccacattggtcacacctgtatggtttctcaccagcGGTACTCGCTTTGACTTTTTGTGCTGCCATCTGGTGTCCATCATCagttattttgttgttgcaaaCCTCGCTGGGAGACCCATCATAGCACTGCTTGTCTACTTCGGTGGGAGACCCGTATCCTGATGCCGCCATCTTTGTCTAGTGATAAGATGAAGAAATGACAGCATTTTTAGTTTTACCTACATCAGAGTACACAGCTTcatctttttttattcatttattaagaGTCACGGAAAATGTTCTGCgaggtgtgggcaacaggatTTATACGTCCTTCACAAGACCCACACCTCCAGAAACAGTTTAAGCTAATTATAAACTATAGGAAATAGGCAAATAAAAGCTAAGTACATAACATAAGGATATTACAAAAAACAGTGCagtaaatacaaaataatatccaAACGAAACAACAGTAAAAAGGGTAAATTAAACTaaagataacaacaaatgaaaatgaGGTAACTAAAGGTTGACCACACGTTTTGATGTTCATCTAATCAGCACTTGCAACAATGGGTCCAAGTGCATATTAGATGGACATCCAAGTGCATATGTGTGGTCAGAAGAAAGAAGTAATGTTCAATAACGAATTGCttaaaatgattgattgaaaagGTAGTATTTAGCCAGAGTTGTCGGATTTCTGGTGGTGAGGCGTTCCATATGTCGACGTTTCTGTTAGTGTTAAGATAGAAATGCTTAAATATTTATCTTATGCATAGCGAATCAGTTCTCAATAAATATTACTTGACAGTTTGTACAGGTATTATTTGGCATTTTTCATAACAAACAGAGTGCTGCTTTGCTTTCAATTATCTTACTAAAATAGATTACAACTAAGCTCCTTCGAAACTTAACTTTTTATTCATAAGATATGATTAATTATTGCATCCCAAAATGGAAGGAAATGATATGTAATCGCTAAGAAATGTAAaactaatgaataaatgaatggtctgtggtaaagaaaataataaaatgaCATTCAAATACCATAACATAATAATCAATATCATGAGATTAATAATAAATAACATAGCAGCTACAAAAGCTGAATTAAAGTATGGTTTAGAATCAAAGTCTCTTGTCAACTTACGTCATACTAGTTACGTGAACCCTATATTAATCAATGTTCCATCTAAAGCCTTTAATACTAAATAACCTTcattagtgtcactgacgaaggatagtggattctattcgaaacgtctgaccgtttcaaaaccatatccagttgcttgagtaactatttttggcgtatcttattacctggatgtctaacctacatcgacgtattgaaattatttgtttggagaagaagaagacccTATAATATCTATCATCTTAACCTTACTAAAGAATATTAATTTTATATTTGGAAATACTACAGAGGTATTATTCGTAAGCAAATACAATAATGTTTACCCCCATGTGGTTTATCGAAACAATCACTGCTTTGTTTATTTATACTATAAAAACATTCATATACGTACATTTgtaagcaaatacataatgtttacccCCATATGGTTTATCGAAACAATCACTGCTTTGTTTATTTATACTTTAAAACATTCATATACGTACATGTTGTATCCCTCTAGCTTTTGCCTACAGCTACCACTCAAATGTAGCAATGCTAAATCAATATGTAATctaacaccacagggtgtctgctacattTCTAGTAACCATgtagggttctccccagaattttttagtatagtggaggggctggcaaaaataacccaaaccAATGCGCTGctctttcatgaaaatgggttcattttgcaatgacagagggtgtcaaatactacaagtataatatattattgtgattcctttgttgtgaagtggcaaaacgactattgttttgatcattgctcattcacaagtttttgcagacaatgccgactggaaaagtgatgccattTGGCACAAACATCTGTGaatttccattgattttagcaaaactaactaagaaaatagggaagaaacacactaaatttcaaaagtagtatagtggagctgagctaggagtatagtggagggcctccgttattcaaTTCTTTGGGGAGGGACCCtgaccatggtgacagccgtctggtacgggtcattgaccttatttgttaggagaagaagaaaaaagaaacgtagcaaaaacaatgtttcccTTCTGTAAAGGTAAATATAACAATAATCTCCGTCGTATTCTGCTAAAAACATGCTGCACCACTAGTAATATAGCAGGAAATGTTGAATTATATGGTAATTTATTGGTAAAACGTATAGATGATATAATTATTACGAACTAGGTCATCTTCCAAAACTTGCTACAACTTCAGCAGCTAAACCCTCCTTCCTTGCTACTTAAGTCgttgtttgttttcatattcattttccaCGTGGTTCCATGTGTGTGGTTTACAAACAATTTTGTGGATAAATACGTCACTATACACCCTCTTTATCTCTACTTTATAACACATAGAaggggtgacgtaagcattagcgcaggcgcctagagcccacggtgagagatctcaaataaaaacaaggctttaaaccattgaaaagcctttcttggtgggattttatgtgaaatctgggcattttgggggtggctgcagtaggaaagaccctacactggtagaattagttgtaaaaaatgacctttctccatcgagggggtttccgcacccccctgaaatagtggtatcgtcgccagaatggtgttttcagccaaatgggccaatccaagggctctaatcaggggggtgtatcaaaagattagccgtatagaaattcttgccaaggaatttgccgagactggatgtagtaggctatcatttgaaggtaagtttgtatggcttgaactttttattcttgagataattgcatatttgtttcctcaactctcccattggaacgcatgtattagtggGTGAAATTCTAATGTCATCGTCTCCCCAGAAGCGACGAGGTACAAGTTtggtttcgcccccctccccattcacTTTCGCCATATTCACACTAGGAAAATACCTATAGATTATCATCTTACGATCGTCTTTATTCCAGAAAAATTACCTCAAACTCTTACACTCTTATCATAATACTTGGCTGCTCGCTAATAAGTCTTACCTGCTTCCTATGATGACTTTTCGCCCCACGTAAACCGGGAATCGGGCTGTTTTGTCCTTCTGTCGTACcgaggggtcagaggtgaaggctttggggtcaaaggtgaaccTGACGAGTTTGCGACCTAAGGACTTTATTTTTCGGATATCTAACTCCTCTTTCTaactttctgtcttatttggacaatttgtactattttttgttgttgttgttgtcctcgtttaacgtctattatttcgctagacgtggtctcttggtgctgagtaacacatggttcgctttagagtcaatagtctctcttggtatttaactcttggttccttgtgcttgagagttgttggaggagtttctaggagagtacgtcgaaacggtgtgtactctcaatgtactgggagaaggccatgtacatctgtttgttgattccttCTGACAGGTCTTCTCTCATTCCCGCCAGCGTGGTGATGTCGGTGTCTCTGCTGTCCCCTGCTGTGTTGAATGTCTCATATATGTTCTCCACTTCTAGCAGCATGTGTTGTCTCTCCTTTTCATAGCGAGGGCAGTGGTATTTttctagcgacctgtggagcctggtagtgGCTGTGTGACGCTGGGTTCTTGTTTTCGAGTTTAACAGACCATATAATGACCACCAGTGCAAAATGGCGTCAACTGAtaaaccggtttttcttcttcataatTCTAAAGGGCTCCGCCCACTAGTGCAGTCTCCCATTAGAAt
Above is a genomic segment from Branchiostoma floridae strain S238N-H82 chromosome 16, Bfl_VNyyK, whole genome shotgun sequence containing:
- the LOC118403772 gene encoding zinc finger protein 239-like, whose protein sequence is MATAGHGSHTGVEQNRYDGSLAEVFQIACDSKSSDAEHQTAAQKVNLKNAGEKPFMCGECGYRTAHRSNLSRHMRTHTGEKSYKCDQCEYSTIRKSQLGCHIATKHGGDKPYMCGECGYRTVEKSKLSVHMRTHTGEKPYKCDQCNYSAAKKYTLVTHQATHTGDKPYMCGECGYRAAQRSSLSQHMRTHTGEKPYKCGECGFRAALKSDLARHMRTHTGEKPYKCDQCDYSATQKYSVDIHKAAIHSGEKPYMCGECGYRATQRSTLSKHIRTHTGEKPYRCDQCEYSTAQKVNLDRHIAAKHTREKPFMCGECYFRTARKSTLSKHKRAHMNGNDQTVRFDSY
- the LOC118403770 gene encoding gastrula zinc finger protein XlCGF8.2DB-like, translated to MATIGHGTPTEVLQNCCEGSPTGVPHVDCDSKASNPGDQRIAQEVTLKGDSEKPFMCGECGYRATQKSSLSVHMRTHTGERPYKCDQCDYSATRKSNLDNHVAAKHTGDKPYMCGECGYRTAQRSHLSRHMRTHSGEKPYKCDQCDYSAAQKPHLEHHIAAQHTGEKPFMCGECGYRTVNRSDLSRHMRTHTGEKPYKCEQCDYSAAQKPHLENHIAAQHTGEKPFMCGECGYRTVYRSDLSRHMRTHTGKKPYKCEQCDYYAARKSHLDEHRMKHTGEKPYMCGVCGYRTAHQSYLSKHMRTHTGEKPYMCGECDYSAAQKINLDNHIEAKHTGEKPYMCGECGYRTARKSSLSKHLRTHTGA
- the LOC118403767 gene encoding zinc finger protein 888-like isoform X1, which gives rise to MAASGYGSPTEVDKQCYDGSPSEVCNNKITDDGHQMAAQKVKASTAGEKPYRCDQCGYSAADLTILVTHIRTHTGEKPYVCGECGYRTGDRSNLSKHMRTHTGEKPYKCDLCDYSAALKVRMDRHIAAKHNDKKPYMCGECGYRTPFTDALSRHMRIHTKEKPYKCDQCDYSAAQKSTLDEHMAAKHTGEKPFMCGECGYRTCLKSKLSRHMRTHTGEKPYKCDQCDYSAARKFSLDQHRTKHTGEKPFMCGECGFKTVLKSNLSRHMRAHTGEKPYKCDQCDYSSARKLYLDQHIKKHTGEKPYMCGECGYRAAQRSTLSHHMRTHTGEKPYKCDQCDYSAAQKSHLEYHMAAQHTGEKPYMCGECGYRTARKSDLPRHMRTHTGERPFKCDQCDYSAAQKGTLTIHIVAKHNG